The Candidatus Desulfarcum epimagneticum DNA segment AGCCTATCACCATGGCGATCATGGATTGGGTGATGGACATATATGAAATTGGGAAGATATAATTTATTGATTTCTGGTTGCTCATGAATCCTTTTGGTTAAATTTGGTTCTTATCAATTTGAGAATTTGAGGCGAATGGTGTAAATGTCATCTTTTTAATTCACTCATCCAAGTTTCCAATCGTTTTAACAGATTGTTTGGCTCAAAATGTTCATTAAAATATTTTCTTCCCTTTCGCCCCATTTTTTTTCGCTCAACATCACTCAAATTAGACATTTTTAAAACCGCCATGGCCAAGGATTTCGGATTCTCGGGAGGACATGCAAAACCGGCCCCGGATTCTGTTACTATCCGCGCGCCCTCTCCTTCCATGGCGACTATCACTGGTTTCGCGCAGGCAAGATAGGACTGAATTTTTCCAGGAATGGTAAAAGCAAAAATAGGCTCCTTTTTGAGTATCGCCAAAAGAGCGTCTGACAGCGCAAAAAATTCGGGCATTGTCTCCATAGGGCGTCTTCCCAGAAGACGCACATTTTTTTCCAGCCCCCGCTTTTCCACCTGGGACTCAACCCATGAAAACATCCGGCCCATCCCGAGAATCACCCAGTTGATTTGATCGTTGTTTTTCAAAATCTCCGCCGCGCCTAAAATGGTTTCAAAATCCTGGGCCGCGCCGATATTCCCCGCGAATGTGACGCAAAATCCCCCGGGCATTAGTTTTCGTTTTTCAGAATCTTTCTTCACGACAACCGGCTGATAAAGTTTTTCAGCGCTGTTGGGAAAATAGGACACAATATCCGGTTCGGCTCCCTGGTTGATTATCTCTTTAATAAAAGCGTGAGACTGGGCCAATATGAGATCACACCGGCTATATATAAGCCTGATGAACATATCGATAATTTTTAAAACTTTCTTTGAACGGATATTGCCGGTGGCGGAAAGGGTTCGGGGCCACAGATCCTGAGCCCAGTAAATCAACTTGGCTTTTGTGAATATTTTTAAAAAAATCGCGGGCATCCCTTCTGAGAAAGGAGATTGGTTGAAAAAAATGATATCAATTTTTTTCCGGGAAAAAAGCAGAACGGAAAAACAGGCGAAAAACATAAAAGAAAGATAATTAATAATAAGCTCCCACCATCTCCCTTTTCTCCTGGGGAAAAGAGGCGCCCGAAAAATTTTTATGCCGTTAAAATCCTCCCGTCTCTTTTTCCAGAGACCATATCCTTCATAATAATGTCCATAGGGATAGTTGGGTATCCCCGTTAAGACGGTGACCTCGTGTCCCCTTTTTTTCAAAGAGATGGCAATATCGTTGATTCGAAAATCTTCAGGCCAGAAAAATTGAGAAAGAAATAAAATTTTCATATGGAATCTTAAGGCTTGCGCCAGACCGTTCTGTTTATGTAATCCGTATAGCTCAAAATGATTCTCAAAACTTTTTTCGACACATTGTCCACGTCATAATCCCCGACCAGCTTAAAGGAGCGCTTTCCTTTGGAATGATGGGCCGCGACCACATCAATCGAGTCCATGACCCGGCCGGGCTTTAAACCGCACATAATAAGCGTCCCCTCGTCCATGCCCTCCGGGCGCTCATGGGCGTTTCGGATCGTGACTGCGGGAAAATTAAGTATGGACGATTCCTCGGTGATGGTTCCGCTGTCTGAAATCACGCAAAACGCCTTCATCTGAAGTCTCACATAATCGAAAAATCCCAGCGGCTTTAAAAAACGGACGCGCTCATCGGAATGAAAATCGCCATGTCCTTCTATTTTTTTTCGGGTCCTGGGATGGGTGGACACGATGACGGGCAGGCCGTATTTTTCGGCCATGGCGTTTAATGTGTCCAGGAAATCCAGAAAATTGACCTCGCTGTCCACATTTTCTTCCCGATGGGCGCTGACCACAAGATACTTTTCAGGCTCAAGGCCCAGACGGTCATGAACATCGGACGCCGATATCTTCGGCATGTAATAGTCCAGAACCTCTTTCATGGGCGAGCCGGTCTTGATCACGGTCTCGGGTTTGAGCCCCTCGGCCAGTAGATAATGCCGGGCATGCTCAGTCAGGGGCATATTGATATCGCTTAAATGATCCAGTATTTTCCGGTTGATCTCCTCGGGAACCCGCTGGTCGAAACAGCGGTTTCCGGCCTCCATATGAAACACCGGGATTTTTCTTCGTTTGGCCGAAATCACCGAAAGACAGCTATTGGTGTCCCCATAAAGCAAAACGGCGTCCGGCCGGACCTTTTCCATGAGGTCGTCCGAGCGCGAGATCACCTCGCCGATGGTCCCGGCGGCGGTCTCTTTGGCGGCGTTCAAAAAGAAATCCGGCTTTCGGATTTCAAGATCCTTGAAAAAAATTTCATTTAACTCGTAATCATAATTCTGACCCGAATGAGCCAGGGTATGATCGGTGTGGGCGTCGAGTTCATGGATCACCCGGGACAGTTTGATGATTTCAGGCCGGGTGCCCACGATGGTCATGACTTTGAGGGTCAAAGCGCTCTCCTTTTGCCTGTGAAAATGGCTTGTTTATCTTAACAACTCGCCGTTTGGCCTCTTTTCCAGATCATCGGCCATGAGTTGATTTTTTTTAAGCAAATCGATGGTTTCATCGAAGTTCAAAGGATGATCGCTTGAGCTGAATTCCTTTTTGAACGCCCGGGGGCTTGGGTCCGATTCATCCTGAAGCTCCGGAAGCATGGATTGAATGGCGTAATAATCCCCGGCGCTCACGCATCGATGGGCCTCCTCTTCCGAAACCATGATCTCATGCATTTTCTCGCCGGGCCGGATCCCCGTGATTTGAATCTCGATGTCACGCTCTTGGATCAATGCCTTCGCGATGTTCAGGGCCGTGGCCGAGGGGGCGTCGGGAACATAGATTTCCCCGGGCCTCGCGCTTTTGATCGCCGCGAACACCGTGTTTACCGCCTGGTCCAGACTTAATAAAAACCGGGTCATCTCCGGAACCGTCACCGTCACCGGACCGCCATTTTGAATCTGGTCATGAAACAGCGGAATCACAGAGCCCCTTGAAGCCAGCACATTTCCATACCTCACACAAATAAACCTCACGTCGGGATTCAATATATTGGCGGCTAAAAAAATGCGCTCCTGAATCGCCTTGGTCATGCCCATCACATTGACCGGTTTGCATGCCTTGTCCGTGCTGACGCCCACCACGGTCTGGACGGGCAAATGATTCTCTCCAATGGCGCGCACAATGTTCGCGGCGCCCATGCAATTTGTCAGCATGGCCTGCTCCGGAAAATACTCGCAGGACGGCACCTGTTTCAACGCTGCGGCGTTCACCACTATGTCCGCGTCTCCAAGGACAGAGCAGACATCGGCGAAATTTCGGACATCTCCTATTCTGAATTCCAGAACATCCATAAAATTGCGATAAATCACCTCGTCCGTGGCCACCAGTCGGCGCTGATAACTCATTCGCATCTCATGCTGCTTGGCCTCGTCCCGTGAAAACACGATCACTTTTTTCGGAACGCCCAAGTCCCCGGTCAAAATGCGCCTCACCAATGTTTTTCCCAGGGACCCGGTTCCCCCGGTCACCACAACGGATTTATCCTCAAAAATCATTTTTTCTCTCTTTGTTTTATCAGGCAAGTTCTTCTATCATGGCTTCCCATGCGGGAGGCGTATAGTTGAATGTTTGCCTGAATCGAGTTGAATCCAGGCTCCGGTCACACGCAAATCTATAATCCGGAACAATTTCAATATCTAAATTTAATTTTTCTTTAATCAATGACAGCAAATCGTATTTGGTGATGGGTTCGCTCGAGACATTGTAGATTCCAGAACATCTTGGTCTCTCAGTTATGATTTTTTCAACAATACGGTTCAGCTCCATGGTTGTGAAGCCGGTGTAAATCGCCTTTGCAAATCCATTTATTCTACCGGTCTGCGAAAGGAACCATTCCAGAAGCTCCGTCCCATGTTCCAGCTCGTGACCTATGAATGAAGATCTTAAGGTAAGGGCATATTTCCCGGAAACCTCTCCAAGGCCCTTTGTCCGTCCATATAAATCTTCGGCGTTCGGCGGGCTGTCATCGGCATATTGGCCGTCTATTCCGTCAAACACACAATCAGTGCTGAAATGGATAATTCCGGCCTTATTTTTTTCTCCCCACAGGGCCAGTT contains these protein-coding regions:
- the capD gene encoding UDP-glucose 4-epimerase, giving the protein MPDKTKREKMIFEDKSVVVTGGTGSLGKTLVRRILTGDLGVPKKVIVFSRDEAKQHEMRMSYQRRLVATDEVIYRNFMDVLEFRIGDVRNFADVCSVLGDADIVVNAAALKQVPSCEYFPEQAMLTNCMGAANIVRAIGENHLPVQTVVGVSTDKACKPVNVMGMTKAIQERIFLAANILNPDVRFICVRYGNVLASRGSVIPLFHDQIQNGGPVTVTVPEMTRFLLSLDQAVNTVFAAIKSARPGEIYVPDAPSATALNIAKALIQERDIEIQITGIRPGEKMHEIMVSEEEAHRCVSAGDYYAIQSMLPELQDESDPSPRAFKKEFSSSDHPLNFDETIDLLKKNQLMADDLEKRPNGELLR
- a CDS encoding UDP-N-acetylglucosamine 2-epimerase (Non-hydrolyzing), yielding MTLKVMTIVGTRPEIIKLSRVIHELDAHTDHTLAHSGQNYDYELNEIFFKDLEIRKPDFFLNAAKETAAGTIGEVISRSDDLMEKVRPDAVLLYGDTNSCLSVISAKRRKIPVFHMEAGNRCFDQRVPEEINRKILDHLSDINMPLTEHARHYLLAEGLKPETVIKTGSPMKEVLDYYMPKISASDVHDRLGLEPEKYLVVSAHREENVDSEVNFLDFLDTLNAMAEKYGLPVIVSTHPRTRKKIEGHGDFHSDERVRFLKPLGFFDYVRLQMKAFCVISDSGTITEESSILNFPAVTIRNAHERPEGMDEGTLIMCGLKPGRVMDSIDVVAAHHSKGKRSFKLVGDYDVDNVSKKVLRIILSYTDYINRTVWRKP
- a CDS encoding dTDP-4-dehydrorhamnose reductase, which translates into the protein MRVLILGGSGMLGHELWRYLSSRHTHIYATLRKKKDEYHTDLFAVSNVIDSIDAVDFNSIKNILDRIQPEFVLNCVGITKRKEHDSSMIEIIKLNSLLPHELALWGEKNKAGIIHFSTDCVFDGIDGQYADDSPPNAEDLYGRTKGLGEVSGKYALTLRSSFIGHELEHGTELLEWFLSQTGRINGFAKAIYTGFTTMELNRIVEKIITERPRCSGIYNVSSEPITKYDLLSLIKEKLNLDIEIVPDYRFACDRSLDSTRFRQTFNYTPPAWEAMIEELA
- a CDS encoding Glycosyltransferase WbuB, with product MKILFLSQFFWPEDFRINDIAISLKKRGHEVTVLTGIPNYPYGHYYEGYGLWKKRREDFNGIKIFRAPLFPRRKGRWWELIINYLSFMFFACFSVLLFSRKKIDIIFFNQSPFSEGMPAIFLKIFTKAKLIYWAQDLWPRTLSATGNIRSKKVLKIIDMFIRLIYSRCDLILAQSHAFIKEIINQGAEPDIVSYFPNSAEKLYQPVVVKKDSEKRKLMPGGFCVTFAGNIGAAQDFETILGAAEILKNNDQINWVILGMGRMFSWVESQVEKRGLEKNVRLLGRRPMETMPEFFALSDALLAILKKEPIFAFTIPGKIQSYLACAKPVIVAMEGEGARIVTESGAGFACPPENPKSLAMAVLKMSNLSDVERKKMGRKGRKYFNEHFEPNNLLKRLETWMSELKR